Part of the Bacteroides sp. MSB163 genome is shown below.
ATGGAGAAGAAAGACAAGAAACAGAGGGATATAGTCCTGTCGCAAAACAATGCGCTGACTACCGCACGCTACAAGTTCGACCTTATCGAAAAACGTGCCCTATACTCCATTATACGAAATATCCGGGCGCAATACATTGAGAACGAGAACGGCAGACGGGACTTATTCGATGATCTGATTATCACCATACACGAGGAAGAACTAAAGAAATGCGGCGACAATACCAAGATGCAAAACATCTACGATGCGCTAAAACGGCTTAGAAATCGCGATATAGAGATTAACAACGAAAAGATGTGGCTAAGTATCGGTTTTGTCAATTACGTCAAGCATATCAAAAATAAATCGTATTTTGAGGTGCAAGTCTCCAAAGAGGTACTACCCTATTACGTGGAACTCGCCCAAAACTTCACGAGTTACTCCATGACGGTAGCAATCGCACTCAAAAGCACATTCTCGCAAAGGTTTTACGAACTGTGCTGCCAATACCGAAACGCCGGGTTCTTCTTCTACACAGTCGAAAAGCTTCGGGAAATGTTCATGTTGGAAAAGAAATACAAACGGGGATGCGATTTCAAAAGGCGTGTACTTGACGATCCGCAAAAGGAACTCCGGGAATTGTACAATGCCGGACAATGCGATTTATATTTCGAGTTCGAGCCAAAGAGCTACAAAGGCAAGAAAGTGACCGAATACAAATTTTACGTTTACACAAGGCAAACCGAACAACAAAAGCTATTGGAATACGAAAGCGCAAAACAGGCGATCATCTACATAACAACCACTATTTCGAGGTTCTCTAAAAGTGACAAAGGATATGTTAAGCGTGTAGTGAACGCCGTACAGTTACACCCGGAAATAGCCGTACAGGTGGCGCAAAAGATACAAAAGAAGTTTGAGCAATATATAGACAAGCCAGCCAAACAGATAGGAGCTATCATCCGGGTTTGCTTAATGGAAGATTTTGGTATAGAATAAAAAACATACAAGTATGAAAACAGGTGATAAAGTTATCGTACCAGCCGAAATAAACGGCTATGGCAGGGATTTACGGGCAATGGTTACAGAGATAGAGAAGTTCGCCGGGGCAATATTCGTAACAGTAATATTCACCGAACCATGTCCGGAAGCTTGCGGAAGAAATGGGGGCGTTTACCATGATTTCCAGCTAATAGCAAGATGATTTATTTTGCTATAATCGCAATAATTTGCAATAATGTTTGTGATAAATTGCCATAACAATACTTATAACTACCTTTGCAACAGAATATAGCATTTTACAGCAATGGAAAAAGGACAGGAAAGCAAGCAAAAAAGGAAAACACCGCTTACCACCATAGCGATAAGCCAAGAGTACGCCCAAAAATTAGACGAGTATTTAAACGGTACGGGTATAACTCGCAAAGAATTTGTCGAGTTGTCCGTTGATTATTTCCAAAGAACCGGGTTCGACCTCCGGGGTGAAGCTTTTGACCTCTCCCCATTGGAAAAGGTTGCCGGGCGGCTGGAACAATCCGCAAAGATCATGGAACGACACAACGAGGGAACGGAATCGGTGCGCCTGCTTCTCCAAGCTGTCCGGGAACAGACCGCCAAGCAACTCCCTGCTCCGGAACTAATCGCCCATGCCGCTGAAGAAAAAGCAAAGGCAGAAGCCAAAAACGAAGAACAAGAAAGGGAGATTGCCCGGCTGCGCTCCGAGAACTCCGCTCTGCAGGAATATAAAGAAAAGGCACATCGAGAACTGTGCCGGGTACGTGACGAACAAAAGACTATAGGGAAAATAAAAGTTCATACAGAATTATAAAAAAGAGGAAATGTAAACACTTCCTCTTTTTCTTACAATATCTTACAGTTTATTTCTTCACATATGTAACTGCTACCCAAAAGGCATTACCGGCACTCAGGTTATTAGCAACAATACTATTCCCACTGATTCGGCAACCTAATGCTTTTTTCAAAGTGTGATCAAATGCTGTAAAGAAAAGGTTACTAACATTCGGTCTTAAAGCGTTTGGAATCGTTGCAATGACCATGTCATTACCTGCATTGGACTTAGCCCAACCGCTAAAGCTGATTGTTACAACATTGTTCTCGGCAACTGCATACTTGTCGTTCATGGCGCTACATGCTGCACCTGGCATTAATTGTGATGAATAGTCGATTACGGCTTTTACATCTGCTGTTTTCTCGTCCATAATCTAATTTTAATTAAGGTTTTACATTCTTGTTATAAAGTCATATGCATATTAGCTTCATTATAATATACAAATCAATCAATGAAAACGTTCAACAAGAAATAACATTTTGCACAAAATTAACACAATATTCATAATGCCAATACATAATTTTCTCATATAGAACAAATTAGTTATTTTTGCACCAAAATATGACTATATGAACATAAGAAAACTATCAATCATTATACCTGCATATAATGAAGCAAATACGATAGCACAATTATTGTATGGTGTTGTAAATGCTCCATTGCCTAGTGGCATAGA
Proteins encoded:
- a CDS encoding replication initiation protein, which produces MEKKDKKQRDIVLSQNNALTTARYKFDLIEKRALYSIIRNIRAQYIENENGRRDLFDDLIITIHEEELKKCGDNTKMQNIYDALKRLRNRDIEINNEKMWLSIGFVNYVKHIKNKSYFEVQVSKEVLPYYVELAQNFTSYSMTVAIALKSTFSQRFYELCCQYRNAGFFFYTVEKLREMFMLEKKYKRGCDFKRRVLDDPQKELRELYNAGQCDLYFEFEPKSYKGKKVTEYKFYVYTRQTEQQKLLEYESAKQAIIYITTTISRFSKSDKGYVKRVVNAVQLHPEIAVQVAQKIQKKFEQYIDKPAKQIGAIIRVCLMEDFGIE